Proteins encoded by one window of Polaribacter haliotis:
- a CDS encoding DNA gyrase/topoisomerase IV subunit A, with protein MSEEINEHEHEEELTNQNEELESPQEETITKVTGMYKEWFLDYASYVILERAVPSLEDGLKPVQRRIMHSMKDLDDGRYNKVANIVGHTMQYHPHGDASIADAMVQIGQKELLIDMQGNWGNILTGDRAAASRYIEARLSKFALDVVFNPKTTDWKMSYDGRRKEPIDLPVKFPLLLAQGAEGIAVGLSTKILPHNFIELIDASIKYLKGRSFKIVPDFLTGGIADFTNYKDGKRGGKVRVRAKIAQLDKKTLVITEIPFGTTTTSLIESIIKANEKGKIKIKKIEDNTAAEVEILVHLPPNVSPDKSIDALYAFTNCESSISPLACTIENNKPVFVGVSEMLKHSTDLTVELLKKELEIQLNELEEQWHFSSLERIFIENRIYRDIEEEETWEGVIEAIDKGLKPHIKHLKRAITVEDITRLTEIRIKKISKFDIDKAKQFIEGLEDKIAVVKGHLANLIEYAVDYFKRLKETYGKGKERKTEIRIFDDIVASKVAMNNAKLYVNRTEGFIGTSLKRDEFVTDCSDIDDIIIFRKDGVMSVTKVDAKTFVGKDILHVAVFKKKDKRTVYNFMYRDGARGPSYMKRFNVTSVTRDKEYDLTNGSKGSIVHYFSANPNGEAEVVTINLRSVGSVKKLKWDIDFADLAVKGRAVRGNRITKYSIKSVDFKSEGVSTLKPRKIWFDDAVQRLNVDDRGELLGEFKAEDKLLIINQSGKAKAVKPDLAMHFDDDMIVLEKWKPKKPISAIYYDGEKERYYVKRFLIETTDKEEEFISDHPKSQLEIVATDYRPVAEVIYSKRSLENEEVNFEEFIAVKGIKAQGNQLTTEKVKQVNLLESLPFEEEVEETTEEIEVVDEEVIEDKLPIDVPVVEKPVLEDADKEDKKQALLKKAIQKKKENTDDDTQQKLF; from the coding sequence ATGAGTGAAGAAATAAACGAACACGAACACGAAGAAGAATTAACGAACCAAAATGAGGAGTTAGAATCGCCTCAAGAAGAAACCATTACCAAAGTTACAGGAATGTACAAGGAGTGGTTTTTGGATTATGCTTCGTATGTAATTTTAGAAAGAGCAGTGCCTTCTTTGGAAGATGGTTTGAAGCCTGTACAACGTAGAATTATGCATTCTATGAAGGATTTAGACGATGGTCGTTACAATAAAGTAGCGAATATTGTTGGACATACCATGCAATATCATCCTCATGGAGATGCTTCGATTGCAGATGCAATGGTGCAAATTGGTCAGAAAGAATTACTGATTGATATGCAAGGAAACTGGGGAAATATCTTAACTGGAGACAGAGCTGCAGCATCTAGATATATTGAGGCACGTTTGTCGAAATTTGCGTTAGATGTTGTTTTTAATCCGAAAACGACGGATTGGAAAATGTCTTACGATGGAAGACGAAAAGAGCCAATTGATTTGCCTGTAAAATTTCCACTTTTGTTGGCACAAGGAGCAGAGGGAATTGCAGTTGGATTGTCGACCAAAATATTACCTCACAATTTTATTGAACTGATTGATGCTTCCATTAAATATTTAAAAGGAAGAAGTTTTAAAATTGTTCCCGATTTTTTAACGGGCGGAATTGCAGATTTCACCAATTATAAAGACGGAAAACGTGGAGGAAAGGTAAGAGTTCGTGCAAAAATTGCGCAATTAGATAAGAAAACGTTGGTAATTACTGAAATCCCTTTTGGTACAACTACCACTTCTTTAATTGAAAGCATTATTAAAGCGAATGAGAAAGGGAAAATAAAAATTAAAAAGATTGAAGACAATACTGCTGCAGAAGTAGAGATTTTAGTGCATTTACCACCAAATGTTTCGCCAGATAAAAGTATTGATGCTTTGTATGCTTTTACGAATTGCGAAAGTTCTATTTCGCCTTTGGCATGTACGATTGAGAATAACAAACCTGTTTTTGTTGGGGTTTCAGAAATGTTGAAACACTCCACAGATTTAACAGTAGAACTACTGAAAAAAGAGTTAGAAATTCAGTTAAATGAATTGGAAGAACAATGGCATTTTTCTTCATTAGAGAGAATATTCATTGAAAATAGAATTTATCGAGATATTGAAGAAGAAGAAACTTGGGAAGGCGTAATTGAAGCAATTGATAAAGGTTTAAAACCACATATAAAACATTTAAAACGTGCCATAACTGTTGAAGATATTACTCGTTTAACAGAAATAAGAATTAAGAAAATATCGAAATTCGATATTGACAAAGCCAAGCAATTTATTGAAGGTTTAGAAGATAAAATAGCCGTTGTAAAAGGTCATTTAGCAAACCTAATTGAGTATGCAGTCGACTATTTTAAACGTCTAAAAGAAACATACGGAAAAGGAAAAGAGCGTAAAACTGAAATTAGAATTTTTGATGACATTGTAGCGTCTAAAGTGGCAATGAATAACGCAAAATTGTATGTAAATAGAACAGAAGGTTTTATTGGAACTTCCCTAAAAAGAGACGAATTTGTTACAGATTGTTCAGATATAGATGATATTATTATCTTTAGAAAAGATGGTGTAATGTCCGTTACAAAAGTAGATGCAAAGACTTTTGTAGGAAAAGATATTTTACACGTTGCTGTCTTTAAAAAGAAAGATAAAAGAACGGTTTATAACTTTATGTATAGAGATGGAGCTCGTGGACCAAGTTACATGAAACGTTTTAACGTAACTTCTGTAACGCGTGATAAAGAATACGATTTAACAAACGGAAGTAAAGGTTCTATTGTTCATTATTTTTCTGCGAACCCAAATGGAGAAGCAGAAGTAGTTACAATTAATTTACGTTCTGTTGGTAGTGTTAAAAAGTTGAAATGGGACATCGATTTTGCAGATTTAGCTGTAAAAGGAAGAGCAGTTCGTGGAAATAGAATTACAAAATATTCAATAAAAAGTGTCGATTTTAAATCGGAAGGAGTTTCTACATTAAAACCTCGTAAAATTTGGTTTGATGATGCTGTACAACGTTTAAATGTTGATGATAGAGGTGAATTGTTAGGCGAATTTAAAGCAGAAGATAAATTATTAATCATCAATCAAAGTGGAAAAGCAAAAGCGGTAAAACCAGATTTGGCAATGCATTTTGATGATGATATGATTGTCTTGGAAAAATGGAAACCAAAAAAACCAATTTCTGCTATTTATTATGATGGAGAAAAAGAACGTTATTATGTAAAACGTTTTCTAATTGAAACTACAGATAAGGAAGAGGAATTTATTTCTGACCATCCAAAAAGTCAGTTAGAAATTGTTGCCACAGATTACAGACCAGTTGCTGAAGTAATTTACTCGAAACGAAGTTTAGAAAACGAGGAAGTTAATTTTGAAGAATTTATTGCTGTAAAAGGAATAAAAGCACAAGGAAATCAATTAACGACAGAGAAAGTGAAGCAAGTAAATCTATTGGAATCTTTACCTTTTGAAGAAGAAGTGGAAGAAACTACTGAAGAAATAGAAGTGGTGGATGAAGAAGTAATTGAAGATAAGCTACCAATTGATGTGCCTGTTGTAGAAAAACCTGTTTTAGAGGATGCTGATAAAGAGGATAAAAAACAAGCACTTTTAAAGAAAGCAATTCAGAAGAAAAAAGAAAATACGGATGATGATACACAACAGAAGTTGTTTTAA
- a CDS encoding aspartate/glutamate racemase family protein, whose product MNKIGLIGGITPESTILYYRILNQLNAEKLGVKHSAKVIMNSFDFGEISKLQTEGNWEKLNELMAEAGKSLENGGATCILICANTMHLCIDAVRNVVKIPVIHIAEATAKQIIEKKLKKVSLLGTKYTMEKDFFKDILTSFGIETIIPKEADRNEIHRVIYDELSKGEINPVSKENYINIIKEQIESGAEGIILGCTEIPLLINQKNVSVPVFDTTMIHATAGFYQI is encoded by the coding sequence ATGAATAAAATAGGACTTATTGGTGGAATTACGCCAGAATCAACAATATTATATTATCGAATTTTGAATCAGTTAAATGCTGAAAAATTAGGTGTAAAACATTCAGCAAAAGTAATTATGAATTCTTTCGATTTTGGAGAGATTTCTAAACTTCAAACAGAAGGAAATTGGGAAAAGTTGAACGAATTAATGGCAGAAGCTGGTAAAAGTTTAGAAAATGGAGGTGCAACTTGTATTTTAATTTGTGCAAATACCATGCATTTGTGTATAGACGCTGTTAGAAACGTGGTAAAAATTCCTGTAATTCATATTGCAGAAGCTACTGCAAAACAAATTATTGAAAAGAAATTAAAAAAGGTTTCTTTATTAGGTACAAAATACACCATGGAAAAAGACTTCTTTAAAGATATTCTAACTTCATTTGGCATAGAAACTATTATTCCTAAAGAAGCAGATAGAAACGAAATCCATCGAGTTATTTATGATGAATTATCGAAAGGAGAAATTAATCCTGTTTCTAAAGAAAATTACATCAATATTATCAAGGAGCAAATAGAAAGTGGGGCAGAAGGCATTATTTTAGGATGTACAGAAATTCCGTTATTAATCAATCAAAAAAATGTTTCTGTACCCGTTTTTGATACGACAATGATTCACGCAACTGCTGGTTTTTATCAAATTTAA
- a CDS encoding 7TM diverse intracellular signaling domain-containing protein encodes MQKQLLYIFLFLWFGISFSQTDIYFVKDSENIFNKESIKNADFNLLKNEISEGYNNATYWFKIPAYKTDKNYIFRVTYDRYTGAKVYQNSNIIEKLNSQRYLTYRFSRENDVYIKIKSKLHSYIPIEFDTEEASFLNQKHQLIFNCFYYGVAFFIILYNFFYFFLFKEDTFLYYSLFLGFTCLGIFSMDGMLNFYNISEALNRFIVTLSLVLLTYFSAKFASSYLFLDRYYPKIKRISYSVGGVIIVVAILFLIFNNYYFLLTLNVLVFLLLFIYWVVSILLFNKSFYNKILTLAYVLLLFSSIDFFILKFIGLSIIDIDSITIKIGAFFEMIILSIAVLYRMKVLRDDNYFMKQEIINYSKEIKNLSEEISEEKEILNQKLASVLSIREDEIFKLIVDGKSNKEIGTLLNISVNTVKFHIKNIYEKLNIKSRKEVLVIAKSQH; translated from the coding sequence ATGCAAAAACAACTACTTTATATTTTCTTATTCCTTTGGTTTGGAATAAGCTTTTCGCAGACAGATATTTATTTTGTTAAAGATTCTGAAAATATTTTTAATAAAGAATCTATAAAAAATGCAGATTTCAATTTATTAAAAAATGAAATAAGTGAGGGTTATAATAACGCTACTTATTGGTTTAAAATACCAGCATATAAAACAGATAAAAACTATATTTTTAGGGTTACATATGATAGATATACAGGTGCAAAGGTTTATCAAAATTCTAATATAATAGAGAAACTTAACAGCCAAAGGTATCTAACATATCGTTTTTCTAGAGAAAATGATGTTTATATAAAAATTAAGTCCAAACTTCATTCTTACATACCCATTGAGTTTGATACTGAAGAAGCTTCGTTTTTAAATCAAAAACATCAGCTAATTTTTAACTGTTTTTATTACGGTGTTGCTTTTTTTATTATTCTTTATAATTTCTTTTACTTTTTTCTATTTAAAGAAGATACTTTTCTATACTATTCGCTCTTTTTAGGTTTTACTTGTTTGGGAATTTTTTCCATGGATGGCATGTTAAATTTTTATAATATTAGTGAAGCCCTTAATAGATTTATTGTGACTTTAAGTTTAGTTTTATTAACTTATTTTTCAGCTAAATTTGCGAGTAGTTATTTGTTTTTAGACAGGTACTATCCTAAAATTAAGAGAATTAGCTATTCTGTTGGTGGTGTAATTATAGTTGTTGCAATACTTTTTTTAATTTTTAATAATTATTATTTCTTACTTACACTTAACGTGTTAGTTTTTTTATTACTTTTTATATACTGGGTCGTTTCAATCTTACTATTTAATAAAAGTTTTTACAATAAAATATTAACGTTAGCATACGTGTTGCTTTTATTCTCCTCTATAGATTTCTTTATTCTAAAATTTATTGGTTTATCAATTATTGATATCGATTCAATTACCATTAAAATTGGAGCTTTTTTTGAAATGATAATTCTTTCTATTGCAGTATTATATAGAATGAAAGTTTTAAGAGATGATAATTATTTTATGAAACAAGAAATTATTAATTATTCTAAAGAAATTAAAAATTTATCTGAAGAAATATCTGAAGAAAAAGAAATTTTGAATCAAAAATTAGCATCGGTTTTAAGTATTAGAGAAGATGAGATTTTTAAATTAATTGTAGATGGAAAATCAAATAAAGAAATAGGAACACTTTTAAATATTTCTGTAAATACAGTAAAGTTTCATATTAAAAATATTTATGAAAAATTAAATATAAAAAGTAGAAAAGAAGTGTTAGTAATTGCTAAAAGTCAGCATTAA
- a CDS encoding TonB-dependent receptor plug domain-containing protein encodes MNLKQVFFVVFIICAVSNLHAQKDSVSIKLNGFSLSISKVKDFSKGYFKTVLSDSLKQRNIKSLTEMLRFNSFIYFKETGLGMVSSPSFRGTNASQTAVIWNGININSQLNGQTDFNGISANSYDNISVRSGGGSVLFGSGAIGGTVHLNNEISFEKALKNKILLKYGSFDTKHISYDFVKSSLKSYLNFKLGYNSSNNNFEYLNSKLTNENGSFFNYNFDVNFGYKINNKNQLKFYSNSFFADRNLSRTINAPSNDAYKNTSIKNLLEWDYSLSNKEIITTRISYIFDEFRYFDNNKNRDNFSTGNTKRNIAQVDYNNAISRKLKLNAIVGFESVSAFGTSFASNTRNIFFGVLSLNHQLTKKLSYGIQFRKDIQNNFDAPFLYSLGIEHKFNKNYTLSFNTSKNFRIPTFNDLYWNPGGNINLKPENSYQFEIGNAIRFKNVSFNINGFYIKSSDLIQWNPNNLGVWSPSNISDTRNIGLEFSGNYNASFKNHLVTLNATYSYTDARDLERNEQLISVPKNRATFLLNYNYKNFSAFYQFLANDKVSFLVDIIPAFSVSNLGFNYQLSRFKNKPTVGFKINNIYNTYYQNTLNRPMPGTNFQITTNINF; translated from the coding sequence ATGAACTTAAAACAAGTATTCTTTGTTGTTTTTATAATTTGTGCTGTAAGTAATTTACATGCGCAGAAAGATTCTGTATCCATAAAACTGAATGGTTTTTCGTTATCAATTTCTAAAGTAAAAGACTTTTCTAAAGGATATTTTAAAACTGTTTTGTCTGATAGTTTAAAACAAAGAAATATAAAATCGTTAACAGAAATGTTGCGTTTTAATTCTTTTATCTACTTTAAAGAAACTGGTTTAGGAATGGTTTCTTCACCTTCTTTTAGAGGAACAAATGCCTCACAAACTGCTGTTATTTGGAATGGAATTAACATCAATTCTCAATTAAATGGACAAACAGATTTTAACGGAATTTCTGCAAATTCTTATGATAATATTTCTGTAAGAAGTGGAGGAGGAAGTGTTTTATTTGGAAGTGGGGCAATTGGAGGAACTGTTCATTTGAATAATGAAATTTCATTTGAAAAAGCTTTAAAGAACAAGATATTATTAAAATACGGAAGTTTTGATACTAAACATATTAGTTACGATTTTGTAAAATCTTCATTAAAAAGTTATCTGAATTTTAAATTAGGTTACAATAGTTCTAATAATAATTTCGAATATTTAAACTCCAAATTAACAAACGAAAATGGTAGTTTTTTCAATTATAATTTTGATGTTAATTTTGGTTATAAAATAAATAATAAAAATCAATTAAAATTTTATTCCAATTCGTTTTTTGCTGATAGAAATTTATCGAGAACAATTAATGCGCCTTCAAACGATGCGTATAAAAATACAAGTATTAAAAACTTATTGGAATGGGATTATTCTTTGTCTAATAAAGAAATAATTACAACAAGAATTTCTTATATTTTTGATGAATTTAGGTATTTTGATAATAATAAAAACCGCGATAATTTTTCTACAGGAAATACAAAAAGAAATATAGCACAAGTAGATTATAACAATGCTATTTCCAGAAAATTAAAGTTGAATGCTATTGTTGGTTTTGAATCTGTATCTGCTTTTGGAACCAGCTTTGCTTCAAATACAAGAAACATTTTTTTTGGGGTTTTATCTTTGAATCATCAATTGACAAAAAAATTGAGTTACGGAATTCAGTTTAGAAAAGATATTCAGAATAACTTTGATGCTCCTTTTTTATATTCTTTAGGAATTGAGCATAAATTCAATAAAAATTATACACTTTCATTTAATACTTCAAAAAACTTTAGAATACCAACTTTTAATGATTTGTATTGGAATCCTGGAGGAAATATCAATTTAAAACCAGAGAATTCCTATCAATTTGAAATTGGAAATGCAATTCGTTTTAAGAATGTTTCTTTTAATATAAATGGATTTTATATAAAATCGTCCGATTTAATTCAGTGGAATCCTAATAATTTGGGTGTTTGGAGTCCAAGTAATATAAGTGATACCAGAAATATTGGTTTAGAGTTTTCTGGAAATTACAACGCTTCTTTTAAGAACCATTTGGTAACATTAAATGCTACATATTCTTATACAGATGCAAGAGATTTAGAAAGAAATGAGCAATTAATTTCTGTTCCAAAAAACCGAGCAACATTTTTATTGAATTATAATTACAAAAATTTTAGTGCTTTTTATCAATTTTTAGCAAACGATAAAGTTTCTTTTTTAGTGGATATTATTCCTGCTTTTTCAGTTTCTAATCTAGGTTTTAATTATCAATTATCAAGGTTTAAGAATAAACCTACAGTTGGTTTTAAAATCAATAACATTTACAATACTTATTATCAAAATACCTTAAACAGGCCAATGCCTGGGACTAATTTTCAAATAACAACAAACATAAATTTTTAA
- a CDS encoding DUF2834 domain-containing protein encodes MKLKHLYLALSVLGICYTWYYNIQWFQTVENPTFLGFMQDAQVNFAGKSFGADLTVVVLTFFVFMIPESIKLKIRFWWILIPLTFLIAIAFTFPLFLYMRANALEKLEKT; translated from the coding sequence ATGAAACTCAAACACCTTTATTTAGCATTATCTGTTTTAGGAATTTGTTATACTTGGTATTATAATATTCAATGGTTTCAGACTGTGGAAAATCCTACTTTTTTAGGTTTTATGCAAGATGCACAAGTCAATTTTGCGGGTAAATCTTTTGGTGCAGATTTAACTGTGGTTGTGCTAACTTTTTTTGTGTTTATGATTCCAGAATCTATCAAACTAAAAATTAGGTTTTGGTGGATTTTAATTCCGCTTACTTTTTTAATCGCCATTGCATTTACGTTTCCTTTGTTTTTATATATGAGAGCAAATGCTTTAGAAAAACTTGAAAAAACATGA
- a CDS encoding ABC transporter substrate-binding protein, with the protein MKKLIQYSFLLLLIFISFSCKKEVVKVDNKTQSESIIKYAKGFDIVEENGIKKLIIKSAYKGSKDVFEYIIEEKSAVNNDSKKNVFQVPIDKIVVTSTTHIPMVELLNEETSIVGFPYSKYVSSEKTRVLIDEGKITEIGKENSLNTEILLDLQPELVVGYSVSSADKSLSTLQKAGINVIYNGDWLEETPLGRAEWIKFFGVLFDKEQQADSIFKVIENNYLEAKQIALKSTKKPTILSGAIMSKDIWNLPAGDSFVATFIKDANVDYLWGNSEGKGSLSLSFESVFDKGQNADFWIAPGYFSSKEQLLKSNELYAKFSSFKNDEIYTPSTKKGKTGGVIYYELAPTRPDLVLKDIIKITNPELLPNYQLTFFEKMQ; encoded by the coding sequence ATGAAAAAATTGATCCAATACTCATTTTTATTACTTCTTATATTCATCTCTTTTTCTTGTAAAAAAGAAGTTGTAAAAGTTGACAATAAAACACAATCAGAAAGCATAATTAAATATGCAAAAGGCTTTGATATTGTTGAAGAAAATGGAATAAAAAAATTGATTATTAAATCTGCTTACAAAGGTTCTAAAGATGTTTTTGAATATATTATTGAAGAAAAATCAGCTGTAAATAATGATTCTAAAAAGAATGTTTTTCAAGTTCCAATTGATAAAATTGTAGTTACTTCTACTACCCATATTCCAATGGTAGAGTTGTTAAATGAAGAAACTTCTATTGTTGGTTTTCCATATTCTAAATATGTTTCGTCAGAAAAAACGAGGGTTTTAATTGATGAAGGGAAAATTACTGAAATTGGGAAAGAGAATTCTTTAAACACAGAAATTTTATTGGATTTACAACCAGAACTCGTAGTTGGTTATAGTGTTTCTTCTGCTGATAAATCTTTATCTACATTACAAAAAGCAGGAATAAATGTAATTTATAATGGAGATTGGTTAGAAGAAACGCCTTTAGGAAGAGCAGAATGGATTAAATTTTTCGGTGTTTTATTTGATAAAGAACAACAAGCAGATAGTATTTTTAAAGTAATTGAAAATAATTATTTAGAGGCGAAACAAATCGCTTTAAAATCAACAAAAAAGCCTACAATTTTATCTGGTGCAATTATGAGTAAAGACATTTGGAATTTACCTGCTGGAGATAGTTTTGTAGCTACTTTTATAAAAGACGCAAATGTTGATTATTTATGGGGAAATTCCGAAGGAAAAGGAAGTTTATCTTTAAGTTTCGAAAGCGTTTTTGATAAAGGACAAAATGCAGATTTTTGGATTGCTCCAGGTTATTTTTCATCGAAAGAGCAACTCTTAAAAAGTAATGAATTATATGCTAAATTTTCGTCTTTTAAAAATGATGAAATTTATACACCTTCTACCAAAAAAGGAAAAACTGGTGGTGTTATTTATTACGAATTAGCGCCAACAAGACCAGATTTGGTTTTAAAGGATATTATTAAAATTACAAATCCAGAATTATTGCCAAATTACCAATTAACTTTCTTTGAAAAGATGCAATAA